In Astyanax mexicanus isolate ESR-SI-001 chromosome 5, AstMex3_surface, whole genome shotgun sequence, a single window of DNA contains:
- the LOC103047719 gene encoding neurexophilin-2, translating into MRLLWWSLLILDQWILRKVHGLGKQVSKSVDYPELGATGSILKTLPYGVAGGRVIEAPGGVKPDIHKPRIHSTLDHMPTKPKLSTYGSHSPYGWGKNQTHLLDQTGYHPKRKTPLKTATKTKKIFGWGDFYFNVQTLKFRLLVTGKIVDHVNGTFTVFFRHNSSSLGNVSVSIVPPSKVVEFEVLQQQQSTLHQPEIHFHQPHQSTIDPKDIKTFNCRVEYEKTDRSKKSKPCLYDPSQICFTEHTQSHAAWLCSKPFKVICIFISFFSIDYKLVQKVCPDYNFQSQQPYFG; encoded by the coding sequence GTGCATGGCCTGGGAAAACAGGTTAGCAAATCTGTCGATTACCCAGAGCTAGGAGCAACAGGGTCCATCCTGAAGACCCTCCCATATGGTGTAGCCGGTGGAAGGGTGATAGAGGCACCAGGAGGAGTCAAGCCAGACATCCATAAGCCCAGGATACACTCCACTCTGGACCACATGCCCACAAAGCCCAAACTCTCCACCTACGGCTCCCACAGTCCGTACGGCTGGGGCAAGAACCAGACGCATCTCCTAGATCAGACAGGTTACCACCCCAAGCGCAAGACTCCGCTCAAAACGGCCACCAAGACCAAGAAGATCTTCGGCTGGGGAGACTTCTACTTCAACGTGCAGACCCTGAAGTTCAGACTGCTGGTGACGGGAAAGATCGTAGACCACGTCAACGGAACTTTTACCGTCTTCTTCCGCCACAACTCATCCAGCCTCGGAAACGTCTCCGTCAGCATCGTGCCGCCGTCCAAAGTGGTAGAGTTTGAAGTTCTTCAGCAGCAGCAAAGCACCCTTCATCAGCCAGAGATCCATTTCCACCAGCCTCATCAGTCAACCATCGACCCCAAGGACATCAAAACCTTTAACTGTCGCGTGGAGTACGAGAAGACCGACCGCTCCAAGAAGTCCAAGCCCTGCCTGTACGACCCGTCTCAAATTTGCTTCACCGAGCACACCCAGTCCCATGCCGCCTGGCTCTGCTCAAAGCCTTTTAAAGTCATCTGCATCTTCATCTCCTTCTTCAGCATCGACTATAAGCTGGTGCAGAAGGTCTGCCCAGACTACAATTTTCAGAGCCAACAACCGTACTTTGGATGA